One window of the Runella slithyformis DSM 19594 genome contains the following:
- a CDS encoding glycosyltransferase family 4 protein: protein MKILFCTNAFENITNGPVRFANIILDINTLLPEHEIRILTEDVSEQRLQHLKNVYKIKLSIPRLLKPLGQILRWFIYYRHVQKIKKNYNFDILVFINSFNGTWASLVSTTPTVGMINDEKNLLATWKNIEFKPLWIKRFAFQQFEKLSARKHRLIIANSEFLTQRLITGYGLPETKVRRLYKCIPLDNLSFEPQRAFGAIINVLFVKADYLVGNLPMLAESLRLLQDHQFRLTVIGPEPAFEHHLRTLFAGISNVTLDYVGPQPQERVFEYMRTYDIFCVPSYTEAFGVANIEALAHGISVISTRVGGIPEVLDHGNNGWLIESGNTKELAAAVRECIKNPELRLRKAQNGLKFIQKFSKDEMLRNFVEMLESVTGQG, encoded by the coding sequence ATGAAAATACTGTTTTGCACAAATGCCTTTGAAAATATTACCAATGGTCCTGTACGGTTTGCCAATATTATATTGGACATCAATACGCTGCTGCCGGAGCATGAAATACGTATCTTAACGGAAGATGTTTCTGAACAACGGCTTCAGCACCTGAAAAATGTTTATAAAATTAAATTGAGCATTCCCCGTTTGCTGAAGCCGCTGGGCCAAATCCTGCGATGGTTTATCTACTATCGCCATGTTCAGAAAATCAAAAAAAACTACAATTTTGATATTCTTGTTTTCATCAATTCCTTCAATGGTACGTGGGCAAGCCTGGTTTCCACCACTCCTACGGTGGGGATGATCAATGATGAAAAGAATTTGTTGGCTACGTGGAAAAATATTGAGTTTAAACCATTGTGGATCAAACGTTTTGCATTTCAGCAATTTGAAAAGCTGTCTGCCCGTAAGCATCGCCTGATCATTGCCAATTCAGAATTTCTGACACAGCGTCTTATCACAGGGTATGGCCTTCCCGAAACGAAAGTAAGGCGCTTATATAAATGTATCCCGCTGGACAATCTGTCGTTTGAGCCGCAGCGTGCATTTGGGGCGATAATTAACGTCCTGTTTGTCAAAGCCGATTATTTGGTGGGAAACCTTCCCATGCTTGCCGAAAGCCTCCGCCTGCTGCAAGACCATCAATTTCGACTGACGGTCATCGGCCCGGAGCCGGCGTTTGAACACCATCTGCGCACTCTTTTTGCCGGCATTTCTAACGTGACGCTTGATTATGTTGGTCCTCAGCCTCAGGAACGGGTGTTTGAGTATATGCGTACCTATGATATCTTTTGTGTGCCTTCCTATACCGAAGCCTTTGGGGTAGCCAATATAGAAGCGCTGGCGCATGGGATCTCAGTCATCAGTACCCGCGTTGGCGGTATTCCGGAAGTATTGGACCATGGAAATAACGGTTGGTTAATAGAATCCGGCAACACTAAAGAGCTGGCGGCGGCCGTTAGAGAATGTATTAAGAACCCTGAATTGCGGCTGCGTAAAGCACAAAATGGGCTGAAATTCATTCAAAAGTTTTCAAAAGACGAAATGTTACGCAATTTTGTAGAAATGCTTGAGTCAGTGACCGGCCAAGGATAA
- a CDS encoding O-antigen ligase family protein gives MQWRNLFKNRQHWDWHLVLYFLNVFLVVFGYSLRGDDFQAAKLFRTALVVFSLAGIVLAQGEITYIFDKKKNWVLYLFLFLNLVVLPFSVDVSRSVERILAWIPFLIYTNYFIVYLFAHYSKDDAKIKLLQIFSLAYFYPVLVMLLTGVAFQTENVYGQSIGLYKANVIGWGCTVFIVMGFDLFANRPMVKWARYLFFAVVFLALWAVVLTGSRSSFAALALSTLVLVLRSKQISIYLKVAATVCILGFAYYIVASPESVVNLRAQYADIRKQKGEVRFKLAEQAFGIFTTNPEVLFTGFGFDNFRAGLQYYAGIRTDLASHNSYLEILFSGGLFSFLFFVISFALNAIFKYIRFDSQYFVFFPALIVIPYFESNLNAGQFLFFPWMTFLFYYIHVSSLQFPVAEMNISKKKKFNPEKSVSTGETNAY, from the coding sequence ATGCAATGGCGTAACCTGTTTAAAAACCGGCAGCATTGGGACTGGCATCTGGTTCTGTACTTCCTGAATGTTTTTTTAGTGGTGTTTGGCTACAGCTTGAGAGGGGATGACTTTCAGGCGGCAAAACTTTTCCGTACGGCGCTGGTTGTGTTCTCATTGGCGGGGATTGTGCTTGCGCAGGGTGAAATAACCTACATTTTCGATAAAAAAAAGAACTGGGTACTGTACCTTTTTTTATTCCTGAACTTGGTCGTTTTACCGTTCAGCGTAGATGTATCGCGAAGTGTTGAGCGTATTTTGGCTTGGATACCCTTTCTGATCTACACCAATTACTTCATCGTTTATCTGTTTGCACATTATTCAAAAGACGATGCCAAGATCAAGCTCCTTCAAATCTTCAGTTTGGCGTATTTCTATCCGGTGCTTGTTATGCTGCTGACAGGGGTGGCTTTTCAAACCGAAAACGTGTACGGACAATCCATTGGTTTGTATAAAGCAAACGTGATAGGATGGGGGTGTACGGTATTCATTGTGATGGGCTTTGACCTGTTTGCCAATCGTCCCATGGTCAAATGGGCTCGTTATCTCTTTTTTGCGGTGGTATTTTTGGCCCTGTGGGCCGTTGTATTGACCGGCTCGCGCAGCAGTTTTGCGGCATTGGCACTTTCAACGCTGGTATTGGTACTGCGCAGCAAACAAATATCGATTTATCTGAAGGTAGCCGCCACGGTATGCATTCTTGGCTTTGCGTACTACATCGTTGCCAGTCCGGAATCGGTGGTCAATCTGCGGGCGCAATATGCAGATATCAGAAAGCAGAAGGGAGAAGTGCGCTTTAAACTGGCTGAGCAGGCGTTTGGGATCTTTACGACCAATCCCGAGGTACTTTTTACAGGTTTCGGATTTGATAACTTTCGGGCAGGACTTCAATATTATGCAGGTATACGAACCGACCTGGCGTCTCACAATTCGTATCTGGAGATCTTGTTTTCCGGAGGTCTTTTTTCCTTTTTATTTTTCGTTATTTCCTTCGCACTGAATGCGATTTTTAAATATATACGCTTTGACAGTCAGTATTTTGTTTTTTTTCCTGCGCTGATAGTCATTCCCTATTTTGAATCCAATCTGAATGCCGGGCAATTCTTGTTTTTTCCGTGGATGACCTTTTTGTTTTATTATATCCACGTTTCTTC